Proteins encoded together in one Bradyrhizobium sp. CB82 window:
- a CDS encoding polysaccharide deacetylase family protein has product MKQPLKDFVCHGVSWAGLMPAFRSLFAGRAAIIMFHEIQREFRLELATGTSISLFEHSLSWLRREGWEIVSLEECLERVSRDDRSRRYAVLTFDDGYRDNVSVALPILERHNAPFLMYVPTGAPTRTLQAWWLGLRELFRSRDDVTIDAMDTRFHCPDFEAKVSALARAAQWVHQDYQRATMLGPTFHKAGVSLSALNEAYFLDEQEIQVLSRHPLVSFGGHTTSHPALKTLDSASARAEMADNKRYLQDLTQRPVRHFAYPYGDPKACGPREENLASDAGFSTAVTTRPEQLCTQHLNQFALPRLFVGGFDSEIAFQARMNGLQQAVHMLLRDPRHLMQLHSSS; this is encoded by the coding sequence ATGAAACAGCCACTGAAGGATTTCGTGTGCCACGGGGTCAGTTGGGCTGGGCTTATGCCGGCCTTTCGCAGTCTATTTGCGGGCCGCGCCGCCATCATCATGTTCCACGAGATACAGAGAGAGTTTCGATTGGAATTGGCAACCGGGACGTCGATCTCGCTATTTGAGCATTCGCTCAGTTGGCTGCGGCGAGAAGGATGGGAGATTGTGAGCCTCGAGGAATGCCTTGAGCGAGTGTCGCGGGACGATCGATCGCGTCGCTATGCAGTGCTCACTTTCGATGACGGTTATCGAGACAATGTTTCGGTGGCGCTTCCAATCCTTGAGCGGCACAATGCGCCGTTCCTCATGTATGTACCGACTGGTGCCCCGACACGAACGCTGCAAGCGTGGTGGCTCGGACTGCGTGAACTGTTTCGCTCACGGGACGACGTTACAATCGATGCAATGGACACCCGATTCCATTGTCCTGACTTTGAGGCGAAGGTCTCCGCGTTGGCCCGAGCCGCGCAGTGGGTCCATCAGGATTATCAACGTGCGACGATGCTTGGACCAACGTTCCACAAAGCGGGTGTATCGCTGTCGGCCTTGAACGAGGCGTATTTCCTTGACGAACAGGAGATTCAGGTGCTGTCCCGTCATCCCCTCGTTTCGTTTGGCGGGCACACAACCTCGCACCCAGCGCTTAAGACATTGGATAGCGCTTCGGCGCGGGCCGAAATGGCCGACAACAAAAGATATCTGCAGGATTTGACGCAAAGGCCGGTGCGGCACTTCGCTTATCCATATGGCGACCCCAAAGCATGTGGTCCTCGCGAAGAGAATCTCGCCAGCGACGCAGGCTTTTCGACCGCGGTAACCACGCGGCCGGAGCAGCTCTGCACTCAGCATCTAAATCAGTTTGCGCTTCCTCGCCTGTTCGTTGGCGGGTTTGACTCAGAAATTGCATTTCAGGCCCGAATGAACGGCCTACAGCAGGCTGTTCACATGCTACTGCGTGATCCGCGCCACTTGATGCAACTACATTCATCTTCGTGA